The genome window TTGTTCAGCTTCCTGGAGTTTTGCCGCAATCTTTTCCTCCCTCATTTTCATAGCAGTAATAATTTTTCCGTAAAGAAAATATTTGAGGAGAAATATCAGTATAAGGAAGTTAATTATTTGAGCTGAGACCGTGAACCAGTCAATAAGCATTATTGACCTCCGGCCTTGTTTATGACATAATTCCAAAATGGATTTGCAAAGATCATGATCATAGAAACAACGAAGCAGTAAATTGCCGTTGACTCTATCATTGCCATACTCACGAAAAGTGTTCTTGTAATTGTATTTGCTTCATCAGGTTGCTGTGCGATCGAACTGAGGGCCTGTGTCGCCGCACGAGCTTCTCCGATGGCAGGCCCGATTGAACCAATTGCGATTGTTAATCCCGCAATAATAATTGAAACCATGCCGATAAGGCCGATATTATCCATATCGTTCTCTCCTTTCACTTTTTAGATTTTTCTGACATTTGTTCCTTTTTAACGTGTGCGGACGTTGCCGATGCGATATAAACAGTAGAAAGAATGGCAAAAATGTACGCCTGGATTAACCCGGTAAGCAATCCGAGCGCTTGCATGAGAATCGGAAAAATAAGAGGGGCAATGGAAACTAGGATGGCAATAATAACAGACCCGCTCATTACGTTTCCGAAAAGACGCACTGCCAATGCAATGGTGCGGGAAATTTCCCCTAAAATGTTAAAGGGCAACATAAAGGGGGATGGCTGGAGATACTGTTTCAAATATCCAATAATTCCATGTTCTTTAATGCCAAAAAGGGGAACCGCGATAAAAACACACAGCGCGAGCGCCGCCGTTGTGGATAAAGAACCCGTAGGAGGTTGATAACCTGGTATGATACCGAAGACAATGGATACTGCAATAAAAATAAAAAGGGTCCCTATGAGGGGGAGAAAACGATCAGGTTCCTGACGACTGATGGATCGTATCTGGTTTTTCATTCCTGTTACCAGCACTTCAAGGAGATTCTGCCAACGCGATATGTTCACTTCAGTTGTAAGTCTTCGGGTTGCAATCCATGAAAAGATAACAATTACCGCCATAGTAATCCACGTATAGATGATTGTGGCATTGAATGAAATTTTGCCAAACTGAAGCATTACGATATTGTCCGGACTAATGTTCATTTTTACAAAATCCTTATTGCCTAAAAACGCGATGGCTTCCACTCACAGGACGAAAGCGTCGTATCAGAACATTTCTTACGATAAAAAACCCCACGACACACGCTATCAGCCGTTCCCACTTATTATCCATAACAAGATAAAATGTAGTCAGGATCATACCCATGCGCACGATGTAGCTTATCATTAATACTATCGCCGGATATTTTACTGTAGAAAGATGATGAATGGTGCACCATATACCTGCATGATTGATAATGCCTAACACCATGCCTACTGCCAATGCCACAAAAATAAAAAATACCATGTATATCATTGATGCCTTTTCCTTTTATCAATACAGTAAAAAAGACCGTCAGTCATTTTTACTCATTGTTTTTATCCAAAACCAGGCATTCAAGCAACCGAGCACAATTCCGATACCAAGAAGCATGATCGTCCATGAAAATGAACTGGGCCATCTTTTATCCATATATATACCGAGTGTAATTCCTGTTAAGGTAGGAATTGTTACCGACCATCCGATTATTCCTGATGTGCCCATACCCAACCAAATAACGTTCCGGTTTTTTTCCCGCCTTCCTTTTAATTTACGAATTTCTTTTTTCCCGATCTCTTCCGTAAACTTTTTCATCGTATCCTGGTGTTGTCTTTCTTGCGGATCAACCATGCTCACTCCCTCCAAGCTCAATGAATTTTCTTACGAAATTTGTTTCAAGCTTAACCATGGCAGACCGAGCAGCCTTTTGTTTATCATCAACAGCAATAAAATTTTTTTCCACAGTCTCTTTTAATATTCCAAGATCAGGGCCACGAACTGCATTTTTTGTGGAAACCAATACTTCCGGACCACATTTGACAAGAATGCCTTCATCAATAGCAAGAAAGACTTCCTTCGTGTCTTGTTCGAAAGATAAAAGTCCGGGAACAAGCGCGGCAACAAAGTCTATGTGCCTGGGCAATAAACAGAAGGAGCCATTTTCAGCTTCTGCAACAATCTTGATAACTTCTTCTTCAATGAATACTTTTGTGGGAAGTAATACTTTTAATTTCATGTTTTTTTCGTTTCGTCTATGTTGCCTATCATGTACAGTGATTTTTCAGGGCAAGAGTTAAATTCTCCATTTAAAATTCTTTCACAACCGATTAATGAATCTTCTAAATCCACGGTTTTACCTTCCAGGCCGGTAAATTGCTCCGTGGTAAAAAACGGTTGGGTAAGAAACCGATCAAGTCTTCTCGCAAGATATACCGTTCTGCGGTCTTCCTGGGAAAGCTCTTCCAAACCCAGCATAGCGATAATGTCTTTTAATTCTTCGTAGGTTGCCAGGGTCTTTAAGACTTCCCGTGCAATTTGATAATGTCTTTTGCCTACGATATGGGGCATGAGCATCTTAGAACCCGATTGCAGAGGATCGATTGCCGGATAGAGCCCTTCGCTTGCGCGTTTGCGTGATAATACAATTGAGGCGGACAAGTGACTAAACGTATGCACGGCTGAAGGATCGGTAAAGTCATCAGCTGGAACATAAACAGCTTGAACAGAAGTAATTGCACCCGATGAAGTATTACAAATCCTCTCCTGAAGCTCTGAAAGTTCTGTCTGCAACGTTGGTTGATAGCCTACCCGGGAAGGTATTTGTCCCATGAGCCCGGACACCTCTGAACCAGCTTGTATAAAACGAAAAATATTATCGATCAAGAGAAGGACATCCTGCCGCGTATCATCACGAAAATATTCCGCCATGGTAAGCGCTGCATGTCCTATACGAAACCGTGCTCCCGGGGGCTCATTCATTTGTCCAAAAAGTAGTACGGTATTATCCAAAACTCCAGCTTCTTTAATTTCACGATACAGTTCTTCTGCTTCGCGGCATCGTTCACCAATTCCGCAAAAAAGACTTATCCCTCCATGTAATCCCATTACCTTGTGAATAATTTCAGTAATGAGAACCGTCTTACCCACACCAGCTCCTCCAAAAAGACCGGTTTTTCCCCCTCTTTCTAGGGGAGCGAGAATGTCTATAGCCTTTATACCGGTTAAGAAAATCTCCGTTGTTATCGCACGGTCTACCAGTGGCACAGGCGGCTGATAAATAGGCCGCCACTCTACATCTTTTTTTAGCGGTTCTCCACCATCAACGGTATCTCCGAAAACATTAAACATTCTTCCTAATACGTGCTTCCCGACAGGAACTCTTAAAGGTTGCTCAGTATCAAGCAACAGGGAACCCCGAGATAAACCTCGTGTTGATGTTAACGCAATGCCCCGTATCGTGTTATGATCGATGTGAGTTAGCACTTCAATA of Candidatus Brocadiaceae bacterium contains these proteins:
- a CDS encoding F0F1 ATP synthase subunit epsilon, translating into MKLKVLLPTKVFIEEEVIKIVAEAENGSFCLLPRHIDFVAALVPGLLSFEQDTKEVFLAIDEGILVKCGPEVLVSTKNAVRGPDLGILKETVEKNFIAVDDKQKAARSAMVKLETNFVRKFIELGGSEHG
- a CDS encoding F0F1 ATP synthase subunit C, which produces MDNIGLIGMVSIIIAGLTIAIGSIGPAIGEARAATQALSSIAQQPDEANTITRTLFVSMAMIESTAIYCFVVSMIMIFANPFWNYVINKAGGQ
- a CDS encoding ATP synthase subunit I encodes the protein MIYMVFFIFVALAVGMVLGIINHAGIWCTIHHLSTVKYPAIVLMISYIVRMGMILTTFYLVMDNKWERLIACVVGFFIVRNVLIRRFRPVSGSHRVFRQ
- a CDS encoding F0F1 ATP synthase subunit A, with product MNISPDNIVMLQFGKISFNATIIYTWITMAVIVIFSWIATRRLTTEVNISRWQNLLEVLVTGMKNQIRSISRQEPDRFLPLIGTLFIFIAVSIVFGIIPGYQPPTGSLSTTAALALCVFIAVPLFGIKEHGIIGYLKQYLQPSPFMLPFNILGEISRTIALAVRLFGNVMSGSVIIAILVSIAPLIFPILMQALGLLTGLIQAYIFAILSTVYIASATSAHVKKEQMSEKSKK
- a CDS encoding AtpZ/AtpI family protein; translation: MVDPQERQHQDTMKKFTEEIGKKEIRKLKGRREKNRNVIWLGMGTSGIIGWSVTIPTLTGITLGIYMDKRWPSSFSWTIMLLGIGIVLGCLNAWFWIKTMSKND
- the atpD gene encoding F0F1 ATP synthase subunit beta → MQKTANKGIVTSVRGSVVDAHFSEKLPFIHGELRGEGEREKAKIIIEVLTHIDHNTIRGIALTSTRGLSRGSLLLDTEQPLRVPVGKHVLGRMFNVFGDTVDGGEPLKKDVEWRPIYQPPVPLVDRAITTEIFLTGIKAIDILAPLERGGKTGLFGGAGVGKTVLITEIIHKVMGLHGGISLFCGIGERCREAEELYREIKEAGVLDNTVLLFGQMNEPPGARFRIGHAALTMAEYFRDDTRQDVLLLIDNIFRFIQAGSEVSGLMGQIPSRVGYQPTLQTELSELQERICNTSSGAITSVQAVYVPADDFTDPSAVHTFSHLSASIVLSRKRASEGLYPAIDPLQSGSKMLMPHIVGKRHYQIAREVLKTLATYEELKDIIAMLGLEELSQEDRRTVYLARRLDRFLTQPFFTTEQFTGLEGKTVDLEDSLIGCERILNGEFNSCPEKSLYMIGNIDETKKT